A stretch of Mya arenaria isolate MELC-2E11 chromosome 14, ASM2691426v1 DNA encodes these proteins:
- the LOC128215853 gene encoding proteoglycan 4-like — MSSNFKQPPESSHIKQEPKPTDSTQPKTVHNTDTEPIGSTQQEPANTTQTEPAGSIQPEPTHTRNTQPFNTTQLEPATTRGTQPSNTTQLESATTRGTQPSNSTQLEPANTRGTQPSSTTQLEPATTRDTQPSNTTQLEPSTTRGTQPSSTTQLEPATTRGTQPSNTTQLEPATTRGTQPSNITQQEPATTRGTQPSNITQQEPATTRDTQPSNRTQLEPATTRGTQPSNRTQLEPASTRGTQPSNSTQLEPATTRGTQPSNISQQEPATTTDTQLPNSTQLEPAHTIELKQAHSAKSKPAHTIELKQAHSAKRKPAHIIHPESSHLTPKKKTFRCGVCNKAFLSIKAINVHVKQHIKVFSNAAI; from the coding sequence ATGTCTAGCAATTTCAAACAACCACCAGAATCAAGTCATATAAAACAAGAGCCCAAACCAACCGATAGTACCCAACCCAAAACAGTCCACAATACAGATACTGAACCAATTGGTAGTACACAGCAGGAACCAGCCAACACTACACAGACTGAGCCAGCTGGTAGTATACAGCCAGAACCAACCCACACTAGGAATACACAACCATTCAACACCACACAGCTAGAGCCAGCCACCACTAGGGGTACACAACCATCCAACACTACACAGCTAGAGTCAGCCACCACTAGGGGTACACAACCATCCAACAGTACACAGCTAGAGCCAGCCAACACTAGGGGTACACAACCTTCCAGCACTACACAGCTAGAGCCAGCCACCACTAGGGATACACAACCATCCAACACTACACAGCTAGAGCCATCGACCACTAGGGGTACACAACCATCCAGCACTACACAGCTAGAGCCAGCCACCACTAGGGGTACACAACCATCCAACACTACACAGCTAGAGCCAGCCACCACTAGGGGTACACAACCATCCAACATTACACAGCAAGAGCCAGCAACCACTAGGGGTACACAGCCATCCAACATTACACAGCAAGAGCCAGCCACCACTAGGGATACACAGCCATCCAACAGAACACAGCTAGAGCCAGCCACCACTAGGGGTACACAGCCATCCAACAGAACACAGCTAGAGCCAGCCTCCACTAGGGGTACACAACCATCTAACAGTACACAGCTAGAGCCAGCCACCACTAGGGGTACACAGCCATCCAACATTTCACAGCAAGAGCCAGCCACCACTACGGATACACAGCTACCCAACAGTACACAGCTAGAGCCAGCCCATACTATAGAGCTAAAACAAGCCCACTCTGCAAAGAGCAAGCCAGCCCATACTATAGAGCTAAAACAAGCCCACTCTGCAAAGCGCAAGCCAGCCCACATTATACATCCAGAATCATCCCACTTGACtccaaagaaaaaaacattcaggTGCGGGGTATGCAATAAAGCATTCCTCTCAATTAAAGCaatcaatgttcatgtaaaacagCATATTAAAGTGTTTTCCAATGCTGCTATATAG